A stretch of DNA from Acidimicrobiia bacterium:
TCGCGATCTCCTCGGGCTTCGCCATGCGCGCGAGCGGGATGGCGGTTTCGAGGGTCTTCATCTTCGCCGGGTCCTGCATGGTGGAGAGATTGATCGGCGTCTCCACCGCGCCCGGCCCGACGCCGACGACGGTCACCCCGTGAGGACCGAGCTCAACGCCCGCGGTACGGGTGAGCATTCGCATCCCACCCTTCGACAGGCAGTACGCGGTATTGCCGGGCATCGGCCAGTCTTCGTGGACCGACGTGATGTTGATGATCCGGCCGCCGTCGCCCTGGGCGATCATCTGCTTCGCGGCGAGCTGGGTGCCGAAGAACGCGCTCTTCAAGTTGATCTCCATGACCTTCTCGTACTGCTCCTCGGTGGTGTCGAGGACCGACGTGCGCGTCTCGACACCGGCGTTGTTCACCATGATGTCGAGCCGGCCCATCCTGCTCACTGCACCATCGACGAGCTTCTGCAGGTCGGCGACCTTGCTCACGTCGGCCTCCACACCGAGCGCCCT
This window harbors:
- a CDS encoding glucose 1-dehydrogenase, giving the protein MSLEGKVAIVTGGNSGIGKAIALALAADGANIVIDYVADPKSTIDVERQIAALGDRALGVEADVSKVADLQKLVDGAVSRMGRLDIMVNNAGVETRTSVLDTTEEQYEKVMEINLKSAFFGTQLAAKQMIAQGDGGRIINITSVHEDWPMPGNTAYCLSKGGMRMLTRTAGVELGPHGVTVVGVGPGAVETPINLSTMQDPAKMKTLETAIPLARMAKPEEIASVVVFLAGDGASYMTATTVFADGGIMHSSPGL